Proteins from one Desmodus rotundus isolate HL8 chromosome 9, HLdesRot8A.1, whole genome shotgun sequence genomic window:
- the LRRC3C gene encoding leucine-rich repeat-containing protein 3C, producing the protein MPGNPILLGPSPQLPAARSKQGFWGRKRVSRAKQQGGYFWGEGSPGKGSPTTRVVPTGPLVPPWSTWQPPRSYSIPGLCQSVAMLPPARHLLSLLLVMGTEGTMPSPQVHPQGCYMAEEAGERTFRCSQAGLSAVPPGIPNDTRKLYLDANRLASVPAGAFQHLPVLEELDLSHNVLAHLSGAAFQGLAGTLRHLDLSANQLASVPVEAFVGLQIQVNLSANPWHCDCALQEVLRQVRLAPGTGTGIVCGPGARPDLVGQEFLLLAGEEELCGMGRGGARRSTDVALLVTMGGWLALVVAYLVHYVWQNRDESRRPLKRSPMPPVRSEGSSTLSTMV; encoded by the exons ATGCCAGGAAACCCAATACTCTTGGGCCCCAGCCCCCAACTTCCAGCAGCTCGGAGCAAGCAGGGCTTCTGGGGGAGGAAGCGGGTTTCCAGAGCGAAGCAGCAGGGAGGCTATTTCTGGGGAGAGGGCAGCCCAGGAAAAGGCTCTCCCACCACCAGGG TAGTGCCAACTGGCCCTCTGGTGCCTCCCTGGTCCACCTGGCAGCCACCCAG ATCCTACTCTATTCCAGGGCTATGCCAATCTGTGGCCATGCTCCCACCAGCCAGACACCTCCTGTCCCTGTTGCTGGTGATGGGCACAGAGGGCACCATGCCCAGCCCCCAGGTACATCCCCAGGGCTGCTACATGGCAGAGGAAGCTGGTGAGCGGACGTTCCGCTGCAGCCAGGCAGGCCTGAGTGCCGTGCCCCCTGGCATCCCCAACGACACCCGCAAGCTCTACCTGGATGCAAATCGGCTGGCATCAGTGCCAGCTGGTGCCTTCCAGCACCTGCCTGTTCTGGAGGAGCTGGATCTGTCCCATAATGTCCTTGCCCACCTCTCAGGGGCTGCTTTCCAGGGCCTGGCGGGCACGCTGCGGCACCTCGACCTCTCTGCCAACCAGCTGGCTTCGGTGCCCGTCGAGGCCTTTGTGGGGCTGCAGATCCAAGTGAACCTGTCTGCCAACCCATGGCACTGCGACTGTGCCCTCCAGGAGGTTCTCAGACAGGTGAGGCTGGCACCGGGCACTGGGACGGGCATCGTGTGTGGCCCGGGAGCCCGACCAGACCTCGTGGGGCAGGAGTTTCTGCTGCTGGCAGGGGAGGAAGAGCTGTGTGGGATGGGGCGGGGTGGAGCCCGGCGGAGCACAGACGTGGCCCTGCTGGTCACCATGGGGGGCTGGCTGGCGCTGGTGGTGGCCTATCTGGTCCACTATGTGTGGCAGAATCGGGACGAGAGCCGGCGACCCCTCAAGAGGTCCCCCATGCCACCAGTGCGCTCGGAGGGCTCCTCCACCCTCAGCACGATGGTCTGA